From one Pecten maximus chromosome 8, xPecMax1.1, whole genome shotgun sequence genomic stretch:
- the LOC117333058 gene encoding short-chain collagen C4-like, with protein MVNVAITVSLAVVSLCTLFCCGSCNGSRNKRILMSDPDYVQQQMTHLQSELQTLQATVQLQNGKISSLEQQLSQANQNRGGVTFVRWGRTDCPANLTELVYSGYTGGSWWDHPGAAADYVCLPRDSVWGPYKDLPNDDYSGRMYGTEYESDNPASPFGLKSQNEEAPCAVCRSTSFVSSVMIPARTECYSGWMKAYSGSLASGYYNHKAASQYVCVDEHAQPLDGGADSNDDGKLLFAVKAKCGSLRCPPYEEDKYLSCVVCMK; from the exons ATGGTGAACGTAGCAATCACTGTCAGTTTAGCAGTAGTGTCCCTGTGTACGCTATTCTGTTGTGGCAGTTGTAATGGCAGTCGTAACAAGAGGATCCTCATGAGTGACCCCGACTACGTCCAACAACAGATGACCCACCTACAGAGTGAACTACAGACCCTTCAGGCGACGGTACAATTACAGAACGGAAAAATTTCTTCATTGGAACAACAACTCTCCCAGGCGAATCAAA ACCGAGGAGGAGTCACCTTTGTCCGCTGGGGTAGGACCGACTGTCCAGCTAATTTGACAGAACTCGTGTATTCCG GTTACACAGGAGGGTCCTGGTGGGATCACCCCGGAGCGGCAGCAGACTATGTCTGTTTACCACGGGACTCAGTTTGGGGGCCATACAAAGATTTGCCAAATGATGACTACTCAGGAAGAATGTACGGGACTGAATACGAATCCGACAACCCGGCATCACCATTCGGGCTAAAATCACAAAACGAAGAAGCTCCATGTGCGGTCTGTAGATCTACATCCTTTGTTTCGTCTGTGATGATACCGGCGAGGACGGAATGCTACAGCGGCTGGATGAAGGCGTACAGCGGGTCACTGGCGTCGGGATACTATAATCACAAAGCAGCCTCCCAGTATGTTTGTGTAGACGAACATGCACAGCCTTTAGACGGAGGAGCCGATTCCAATGATGATGGAAAGTTGCTTTTCGCAGTTAAGGCGAAATGTGGCTCACTTCGATGTCCTCCGTATGAAGAGGATAAATACCTTtcgtgtgttgtctgtatgaaATAA